Below is a window of Flavobacterium sp. N2820 DNA.
ATCATTTTAAAGCCAAGTTTAGTTGGAGGTTTCAAAGGAACTTTAGAATGGATTGCTGTTGCAGAAAGTCTAAATATCGGTTGGTGGATTACTTCTGCTTTGGAAAGTAATATTGGTTTAAATGCAATTACACAATTTACATTTACACTTCAAAATCCATTGCCACAAGGTTTAGGAACTGGTGGTTTGTATACCAATAATTTTGATTGTCCGTTGGAAATTAAAAAGGGAAGAATTGCTTATAATCCAAATTTAGTATGGAATATTTCCAATTTAGTTTAAAATAAAAATGTCTAAATAGTAAAATATTTTCCTACTATTTAGACAAAATTAGGTTACTCTTTTTTCGCTTCAGCGCCATCTTTAGAAACTTCAACTTCGGTTTTACCGTCTGAATATTCTACTCCATCAGAACTTACTTTTATTTTTGTTCCTTCATCTTCTTTTACTTCAGCTGGAGCAGTTGTAGTTGAATCTACTGTCGTTTGTTCGATTGTAATTTCATTTACTACTGGCTCTTTTGGTTCTTCTTTACAAGAAACAAAAAACATAATTGACAACGCGCTTACTGCTAAACTTAATTTTTTCATAGTATAGGGTTTTATTTATTTCTTACAAGGTAGTCAATTTAAGTGAGGGATTTCATTTTTAGGTATTTATATTTCATTTCAAAATCTCAAAACCTTTTATTTTTTGGAATAAAGAAGTAATTTTGTGCTTCAATCTATACTTAATTTTACTGAATGTTTCGTTTAAAATTACCAACCGACCCAAGATGGGCTAACATTGCTGAAGGAAATTTAGAAGAAATTCTAACTGATCATGCTTGGTGCGAACTAAAAGCGGCTTCAAATGCGATTATGTTAATCAATTTATTGCCTGAATTTACTGAAATCACAACGGAATTAACCAAAATTTCAAAAGAAGAGTTGGATCATTTTGAGCAAGTGCATGAAATCATCAAAGCACGTGGTTGGGTTTTAGGACGCGAACGAAAAGACAGTTATGTAAACGATTTATTTAAGTTTATGAAGCCAGGAAATCGCAAGCATTTAATTGTAGAACGCATGTTGTTTGCGGCAATGATTGAAGCCAGAAGTTGCGAACGTTTTAAAGTACTTTCCGATAATATTCAAGACGAAGAATTAGCTGTTTTTTATAGAGAATTAATGATTTCGGAAGCCAACCATTATACTTCATTTTTACAATTTGCGCACGAATTAGCAGAAGAAGGTTACGACGTTAAAAAACGTTGGGAAGAATGGTTAGAATTTGAAGCAAAAGTGATTGAAAGTTACGGAAAATCGGAGACGATTCATGGGTAAAAGTTTGTAGTCTCAGTCTTATTGTTCAGTGATATACTGTGACTTAAAACTGCGACTGTCAATTATTCTTCGCTTCAATCCATTTACTCATATATTTGGTGCTTTGTAAACTTTGATGTTGCAAAATTTGTCCCAAAA
It encodes the following:
- a CDS encoding tRNA-(ms[2]io[6]A)-hydroxylase — its product is MFRLKLPTDPRWANIAEGNLEEILTDHAWCELKAASNAIMLINLLPEFTEITTELTKISKEELDHFEQVHEIIKARGWVLGRERKDSYVNDLFKFMKPGNRKHLIVERMLFAAMIEARSCERFKVLSDNIQDEELAVFYRELMISEANHYTSFLQFAHELAEEGYDVKKRWEEWLEFEAKVIESYGKSETIHG